The DNA segment GAACGCGCCGTACATGCTCTTCGCCGCGATGCCCTGCACATAGCCGCTGAGCAGCAGTTTCAGCAGTTCGAAGCCGACCGCGCCGATGAGCGCGGACACGACCAGAGGGCGGCGGGCGGGTTCGACGCCGGGCAGCGGCGCCAGGACGTACAGCAGGAGCAGGAAGTCGGCGCCCACGGCGACGGCGAAGGCCACGATCCGCAGCACGATCCCGCCCCAGCCGCCCTCCTCCAGCCCGATGGCGTCACTGATCCGGTCGACCGCCGTCGAGGCGACCGCGGAGGCGGCCAGGGTGACCAGAACCGCGCCGCCGAGCCCGACGAGGATACCCGCGTCCTTGGCCTTGCGCAGGAAGGGGTTCTCCTCCGGTTCGGGCAGCTCCCACACCGCGCGCAGGCACTCGCGCGTCGATCCGGCCCAGCTGATGCCGGTGAACAGCAGGGCCGCACCGGCGACGAGACCGATGGTGCCGGCGTTGTCCACCAGGCCGGCGATATCCAGTTGGTCGGAGATGCCGGGCACCTGCTCGGCGATCTTCTCCTGGAGGGTGTCCTGCTGCTCCTGGCTGAGCATGGCGGCGCCGACCGCCGCGGCGACGGTGAGCAGCGGGAACAGCGCGACGAAGCTGGTGAACGTCATCGCGGCGGCCAGTCGCGTCCAGGCCACCCGTTCCATCCGCTCGTACGACCGCCACGCGTGCGTGAGCATCAGCCGCGTGGCCCACGGGCCGACGACCGGGAGTCTCTTCAGCCAGTCCATGAACCGCCTCTGCCCCCGCAGGGGAGGTCCCATGTCCGGAACGACATCCCATTAATCACCCGTTCCGGGGAGTGAGGCGAGGTTTCAGAACTAATCACCCATATAGGGGCGATACGGTCATCGACATGCCTGATGACACCGTCTCCCCCACGGGATGGGGCCACGCCGTTCCCGCCGCGGCCCGGCTGCCCCGGTCCCTGCTCGTCCTCGGCGGTACGTCCGAGATCGCGCTGGCCACCGCACGCCGGCTGATCGCCCGCCGCACCCGCACGGTGTGGCTGGCGGGCCGGCCCTCCCCCGCGCTGGACCGGGCCGCGGAGCAGTTGCGCCGCCTGGGCGCTCAGGTGCGCACCGTCGCCTTCGACGCCCTGGACCACGCCTCCCACGAGAACGTCCTCGGCAAGGTCTTCGCGGAGGGTGACATCGACATGGTGCTGCTCGCCTTCGGCACCCTCGGCGACCAGGCCCACGACGAGCGGTCGCCCCGGGCCGCCGTCCGGGTCGCGCAGACCAACTACACCGGCGCGGTCTCCGCGGGCCTCGTGTGCGCCGGTGCCCTCCAGAACCAGGAGCACGGCTCCCTGGTGGTGCTGTCGTCCGTCGCCGGGGAGCGGGCCCGCCGCGCGGACTTCATCTACGGCTCCAGCAAGGCCGGCCTGGACACCTTCACCCAGGGCCTCGGCGACGCGCTGTACGGAACGGGTGTGCACGTCATGGTCGTGCGTCCCGGCTTCGTCCGTACCCGGACGACCGCCGCGCTGCCCGAGGCACCGTTCGCCACCACCCCGGAGGCGGTCGCGACGGCGGTGGAGCTGGGGCTGCGCCGCCGTGCGGAGACGGTGTGGGTACCGGGCGGACTACGCGTGGTGATGTCGGCGCTGCGGCACCTGCCCCGGGCGGTGTTCCGGCGGCTGCCGCTCTGACGTCCGAGGGCCGGGGGTCCTGTCGTTGCCTTCCCGTCGTCCGCCCGCAGGGCGGTTCTTGCGGCGTCATGGGGCCCCGCTCATGGGGGCCTCCCCCGCTCGGGCGAAGCCGGGAGGCGGGGGAGGAGCCGAGAGCTCGGGGGAACGTGGCCGGGCGTCGCTGGACAGGCGGAAACGTGACGACGGGGCCCACGAGGACCGGAGGGTCAGTACGCGGTGACGGAACCGCGGTCGGCACGGCCGGACTGCGGGGGCACCGCCGGCGAACCGAACGGAAAGTCCCGCAGCTTGCGCCACACCGCGTCGGCGCCCTGTTCGTAGAGCGCGAAGCCGGTGCAGGGCCACCGCGCCTCGTAGTCGGCGAGCTCCTCGAAGGCGCGGTCCATCGCCGCCTCCTCGATGCCGTGCGCCACGGTGACGTGCGGGTGGTACGGGAACTGCAGCTCACGCGCGACGGGGCCGGACGCGTCGCGGACCTGCTTCTGCAGCCAGGTGCAGGCCTCGGCTCCCTCCACGATCCGGACGAACACGACCGGCGACAGGGGCCGGAAGGTACCGGTGCCGGAGAGCCGCATGCGGAACGGGCGGCCGGTCACGGCGACCTCGTTCAGATGCGTCTCGATGGCCGCCAGGTCACTCTCGTCGACCTCCGTCGGCGGCAACAGGGTGACGTGCGTGGGGATACCGTGAGCAGCGGCGTCGCCGAAGCCCGTGCGCAGCTGCTGAAGCCGGCTGCCGTGAGGCTCCGGGACCGCGATCGACACACCGATCGTTACGGTCCCCACATCGTCTCCTTCGTTTCCGTCGTTCGGTCCTTGCGGTGGTGCCGGCCCCGGGTGGTGGCACCGCCCCGCCCCGTCCGGTGCGCAGCGGGTGGCCGCCGGAGCGGCCACCCCCGTACCGACTGTACGACCACGGCCCGCTCCCGGGCAGGCGCAGCCGGAGTGACGTACGGCGCTCAGCAGGTGGTACGGATCGGTACCGGGCCCGCGTTCAGTCCCGCGGCGGTCGCCGCAAGAGCCCCGGCCCGGGGCCGGGTCAGTGCTTGGCGGGCAGGAAGCCCACCCGTTCGTAGGCCAGGGCAAGGGTCTCCGCGGCGACGGCGCGGGCCTTCTCCGCGCCCTTGGCCAGGATCGAGTCGAGCGTCTCGGGGTCGTCGAGGTACTGCTGGGTGCGCTCCCTGAACGGGGTCACGAACTCCACCACGACCTCGGCGAGGTCCGTCTTCAGCGCCCCGTAGCCCTTGCCGGCGTAACGCTCCTCCAACTCGGTGATGCCCGCCCCGGTGAGGGTCGAGTACACGCTGAGGAGGTTGCTGACCCCCGGCTTGTTCCCGACGTCGTAGCGGATCACGGTGTCGGTGTCGGTGACCGCGCTCCTCACCTTCTTGGCGGTGGCCTTCGGGTCGTCGAGGAGGTTGACGAGGCCTTTCGGCGTGGACGCCGACTTGCTCATCTTGATCGTCGGGTCCTGAAGGTCGTAGATCTTCGCCGTCTCCTTGGGGATGTACGGCTTGGGGACGGTGAAGGTCGGGCCGAACCGGGCGTTGAAGCGGTCGGCGAGGTCGCGGGTGAGCTCGATGTGCTGGCGCTGGTCCTCGCCCACCGGCACCTCGTGTGCCTGGTAGAGCAGGATGTCGGCGACCTGGAGGACCGGGTACGTGAACAGGCCGACGGAGGCGCGGTCGGCGCCCTGCCTGGCGGACTTGTCCTTGAACTGGGTCATGCGGGAGGCCTCGCCGAAGCCGGTGAGACAGTTCATGATCCAGGCGAGCTGGGCGTGCTCGGGGACGTGGCTCTGGACGAAGAGCGTGCAGCGCTCCGGGTCGAGCCCGGCTGCCAGCAGCTGGGCGACGGCGAGCCGGGTGTTGGCGCGCAGCCCGGCCGGGTCCTGCGGGACCGTGATCGCGTGCAGGTCGACGACCATGTAGAACGCGTCGTGGGTCTCCTGCAGGGCCACCCACTGGCGCACGGCGCCGAGGTAGTTGCCGAGGTGGAACGAGCCGGCGGTGGGCTGGATTCCGGAGAGCACGCGAGGGCGACGCTGCAGGGTATAGCCGTTCCCCTGGGGGTGGGGTGAGTGGCGGCGAGGCGGACGATCAGAGGCCATGCTCACCATTCTCTCAGGCCTCGGAGGGCGATCGGGCACTGGTCCGGAACAGGCGGATTCCGATCCGTGCGCGGGGGCGGGGCGGGAGGGAGCGTCATGTGACGGCCGGGGTGTGTGCCGGCGACGACGGTGGCGGTGCTGTCGGCGGGGGTGCCAGGGGCCGCGGCGGCGGCCGTCGGAACCCTGCTGGTACGACGCGCGGCGGTCCGCCGCCGTGGCGGACCGCCGCGCGAGGAGCCGCGTCAGGAACCGAGCGGCCTCTGAGGGCCGTCGGCGCCGTCAGCCGAGGTCGATCTCCGGGTACAGCGGGAAGCCGGCCACCAGGTCGGTCGCGCGGTGGGAGATCTCGTCGGCGATCTTCGCGTCGAGGACGTGGGCCGCCCTGGAGGGGGCGCCGGACTTGGTGGTGCCGGCCTCGGTGGTGGTCAGGACACGGTCGATCAGGCCCGCGACCTCGTCCATCTCGGCAGTGCCCAGACCGCGCGTGGTCAGCGCGGGGGTGCCGATGCGGATGCCGGAGGTGTACCAGGCACCGTTCGGGTCGGCCGGGATGGCGTTGCGGTTGGTGACGATGCCGGAGTCGAGGAGGGCGGCCTCGGCCTGGCGGCCGGTGAGGCCGTAGGAGGACGCCACGTCGATCAGGTTCAGGTGGTTGTCCGTGCCACCGGTCACCAGGGTGGCGCCGCGGCGCATCAGGCCGTCGGCGAGGGCACGTGAGTTGTCCACGATGCGCTGGGCGTAGTCCTGGAAGGAGGGCTGCCGGGCCTCCGCCAGGGCGACCGCCTTGGCGGCCATGACGTGCGGGAGCGGGCCGCCCAGGACCATCGGGCAGCCACGGTCGACCTGGTCCTTGAGGGAGTCGTCGCACAGGACCATGCCGCCGCGCGGGCCGCGCAGCGACTTGTGGGTGGTGGTGGTGACGATCTGGGCGTGCGGGACCGGGTCGAAGTCGCCGGTGAGGACCTTGCCGGCGACGAGGCCGGCGAAGTGCGCCATGTCGACCATGAGCGTGGCCCCGCCCTCGTCGGCGATCTCGCGCATGATCCGGAAGTTCACCAGACGGGGGTACGCGGAGTACCCGGCGACGATGATCAGCGGCTTGAACGCGCGGGCGGACGCGCGCAGCGCCTCGTAGTCGATCAGGCCGGTGGCCGGGTCGGTGCCGTAGGAGCGCTGGTCGAACATCTTGCCGGAGATGTTCGGGCGGAAGCCGTGGGTGAGGTGGCCGCCGGCGTCCAGGGACATGCCGAGCATGCGCTGGTTGCCGAAGGCGCGCCGCAGCTCGGCCCAGTCGGCGTCGGAGAGGTCGTTGACCTGGCGGACGCCGGTCTTCTCCAGGAAGGGCACCTCGACGCGGGCACCGAGGACGGCCCAGAAGGCGACGAGGTTGGCGTCGATGCCGGAGTGCGGCTGGACGTAGGCGTGGCGGGCGCCGAAGAGCTCCTTGGCGTGCTCGGCGGCCAGCGATTCGACGGTGTCGACATTACGGCAGCCGGCGTAGAAGCGGCGGCCGACGGTGCCCTCGGCGTACTTGTCGCTGAACCAGTTGCCCATCGCCAGGAGGGTGGCGGGCGAGGCGTAGTTCTCGGAGGCGATCAGTTTGAGCATCTCGCGCTGGTCGGCGACCTCCTGGCCGATGGCGTCGGCGACGCGCGGCTCGACGGCACGAATCACGTCGAGGGCGGAGCGGAAGGCGGTGGAAGCGGTGGAGAGGGGCTCGGCGGGCATGAGGGACCTCCGGACGTGGCGTTCGGTGTTCACGGCATGGCCCAGGCGCACGGCACTCGGCCGGTCCCGGCGGGTCACGGGCCCGGGGGCCGCTTCCCGATGGTCGGTCCCATCCCAGCACGCCAGTCACGGCCCGCCGGTCAGCCTACCGGGCGGCGCGGAGTGCATTCCCGCCGCCCGGTCGGCCTCGAGCGGCTTGGGCAGGGTGAGGGGGTGGATCAGGCCCTGTTCCTCGACGGTCCGCTGCCAGCCGGGGCGGGGTTCGATGGTGCGGCGTTCCACGGACGGGTCCTTCGCTCCTTGGCTCGACGGGGTGTTCAGCCGCCGCTGCCGGAGGACGAGCCGAAGCCGTGCCGGTCGACGGCCTCGCTCCGGCTGAAGGTGCCGTCGTCGGCCCAGCCGGCGCTGACGTCGGCGTCGTAGTACCAGCCGACGTCGGCTCCCTTGCTGAGGGAACCGGAGGTCGTCGTGCAGTTCTGGTCGGCGACGACCTTGTAGCCGTCGAGGTGGTCGTAACTCTCCCGGTCCACTCAGCGGCGGTCCGGATCCGAACCGCACGCGGACAGGGCCGCCGCGAGAACCCCCATACCGCCGAGCATCACCGTGCCGGACCGCAGCCGCCGCCGGGTCCGGGCCTTCTGCTCCGTCTTCCGGGCTGCCCTCTGCGCCGTCTTCTCCGCTCCCCCGTGTGTGCCGCGTCGCCGCTGCCGGTCCGTCGTGCTCCCCGGCTCGCGGCGGACAGCCTAGGCACCGGCCGGCAGGCGTGGGCAGGGGCCCTTGGCCACGGGCTCGACCGCCCCCTGTTTCGGGGCCTTTGGGATGGTGTGCGCGCTTGGCACGGCGGCCCGTCGGCGAAGGACTGCCGGGAGAGCCCTCGGGGGAGAGCCCGGCACAAGACGTCCAGGGGCGCCGTCCAGGCGTGGTCCGGCGGGGTGCCGTAGCGGACGACCAGTCCGTCCGGGGGCGGCTTCGGCGGCGGGGCGGCGAAAGTACGCCAGGCCCTTGACCGCGAGGCCCTGCCAGTCGGCCGCCCGGACGACCGGCTGCTCGGTGCCCGGCGGCAGTCGGAGCACCGCGTGCAGCCCGGCCGCGCAACCACTGCGCCTTCTGCCTGGACATGCACTCCGATGCGGGGGTGTCGGCGTCCCTCGGGTGTGAGGACGGGGCGACCCCGGCCGACGAGACGGTCGCGGCGGTCGCGGCGGTCGCGGCGCATCGCGCGGGCCGCGGCGGTCGCGGCGGATCGCGCGGGCCGTGGCGGTCGCGGCGCATCGTGCGGGCCGCGGCGGTCGCGGCGCATCGTGCGGGCCGCGGCGGTCGCGGCGCATCGTGCGGGCCGCGGCGGTCGCGGCGGATCGCGCGGGCCGCGGCGGTCGCGGCGGATCGCGCGGGCCGCGGCGGTCGCGGCGGATCGCGCGGGCCGCGGCGGTCGCGGCGCATCGCGCGGGCCGCGGCGGTCGCGGCGGATCGCGCGGGCCGTGGCGGTCGCGGCGCATCGTGCGGGCCGCGGCGGTCGCGGCGCATCGTGCGGGCCGCGGCGGTCGCGGCGCATCGTGCGGGCCGCGGCGGTCGCGGCGCATCGTGCGGGCCGCGGCGGTCGCGGCGCATCGTGCGGGCCGCGGCGGTCGCGGCGCATCGTGCGGGCCGTGGCGGTCGCGGCGCATCGTGCGGGCCGTGGACGTGCCCGTGTCGGCGGGCGTCGAGGGCGGGTACGGGCCGGCGCCGAAGGAGCCGGTGGAGCAGCTGCTGGAGGCGGACGCCTGGGCTGCGTCCTGGAGGACTCCGGGCGGGGCGTCCTCCAGGACCCGCGGCGGCACGCCGACCGGCTCGCCGAGGTGCGCGCCGCCTCGGGCGGGCTGCTCTTCGGCAACACCCGCGTCGACACCTTCCTCTGCGGAGTCCCCGGTCCGGGAGCGGCCGTCGAGCGGACTGCCGCACGCGTCGCGGCCGGCGCCGACCGCGTGTATCCGATCGGCGCCCCGCCGGACGTACTGCCCCTGCTGCGGGCGGGATCCAGGGGCCCGTCAACGTGTTCGCGCGCCTGGACGGCGAAGGCCCCTCGCCCACCGCGCTCGGCGAACTCGGGGCCACACGCGTCGCCTTCGGCCCGGGCCTGCAACGTTGGGCCGCACGGGCACCGGCCGGCATCACGGCCGGACTCGCCCCTGGAGGGCCTCTGGTGCTGTGACCGGAAGGGTCTGCCGGAGCCGGTGAACCCTCCTGGCCACATCACCAGAGGCACGGTCACCCCGTGCGGCGGTGAGGGCTTCGGTCAGGCCAGCCAAGCCTTCCAGACGTCCTCGTTGGCCTTGACCCAGGTCTCGGCCGCCTTCGTGGAACTCATCTTCTTGTCCGCGATCATCACGGCGACCTCGTTCTGCTGCTCGGCGGTCCAGTTGAAGTTCTTCAGGAACTGGGCCGCCTCCCCGCCGTCCTTGGCGAAGTCGGCGTTGAAGTACTTCTGCAGAGGCGTCTGGGCGTAACCGCAGGCGACCTTCTTCGGGTCGGCGTCGCAGCCCTCCTTGTACTCGGGCAGCTGCACCTCGACCATGTCGACCTGCGCGTTCAGCCACTGCGGCGTCCACCAGTAGGTGATGAACGGCTTCTTGGCCTTGTAGTCCTCCTTGATCTGCGTGATCTGCGCGGCCTCGGAGCCGGCGTACACCGTCTTGAAGTCCAGATCGAGGTTCTTGATGATCGCGTCGTCGTTGGTGGTGTACGACGGCGAGCCCTCGAGCAGCTGGCCCTTGTCGCCGCTCTCCGCGGTGCGGAAGAGATCGCTGTACTTGTTGAGGTTCTTCCAGTCCGTGATGTCCGGGTGCTCGTCCACGAGGTACTTCGGCACGAACCAGCCGATGTGGCCGGTGACGCCGAGGTCGCCGCCCTCGACGACGGACTTCCTGTCCTCGACGTACCGCTCGATCTTGTCCGGAGCGCCGCCCCAGTCCTCGAGCACGGCGTCGACCTTGCCGCTGTTGAGCCCGTCGAGGGCGACCGACTCGTCGAGCTGGGTCAGCTCTACCTCGGTGTCGAGCTCGTTCTCCAGGATGTACTTGGCCACAGCCCCGTTGGCCTCGGCGCCGACCCACGACGGGACGGCGATGGTGACCGTGTCGGAGCTGCCCGAGGCGGAGGAGGAGTCGGTCTTGGCGGCACCGCACGCGCTCAGGCCGGTGACGGCGAGGACGGCGGCCGTGGCGGTCGCGGCGCGCAGGAGGTTCTTTCTGCTCTTCATGTGCGTGTCTCTCTCGGTTGGAACAGGCAGGGGTTTCCCTGCGGGGGGAACTTGAGGGCCGGGTACGGGCGGGTGGCCGGGTCCCGGGAACGGCGGGCTAGCGGGTACCGGCCTGCTTGCCCGGGCGCTGTGTGGTGCGGTCCAGGACCAGGCCCAGCAGCACGATCGCCACACCGGCGCCGAGTCCGACGCCGAGCTCGCTCTTCTGCAGGCCGTAGACGACGTCGTAGCCGAGGGCACCGGAGCCGACGAAGCCGCCGACGATCACCATGGCCAGCACCAGCACCACGCCCTGGTTGAGGGCGAGCATCAGCGCGGGCCGGGCCAGCGGTACCTGCACCTGGCGGATCTGCTGGAAGGAGCTCGCGCCCATGGAACGGGCCGCCTCCAGCGTCGCGGCGTCGACCTGGGTCAGGCCCTGCGCCGTGATCCGTACGACGGCGGGCAGCGCGTACAGCACGGCCGCGGCGACGGCGGCGGAGCGGCCCACGTTGAACAGGGCCACCACCGGGATCAGGTAGATGAACTGCGGCAGGGTCTGCATGGTGTCCAGCACCGGCCGCAGCAGGCGGTTCAGCAGCGGCACCCGGGCCGCCACCACACCGATCAGGAAGCCGAGCGCGAGCGTGACGGCGACGCCCGCGATCGCCTGCGACAGGGTGTCCAGGGAGGTGGCCCACACACCGATGACGCCGACGCCGGCCATCGCCACGGCCGCCGTGCACATCGCGCCCCAGCCGCCCGCGAGCAGGGCCAGGGCCGCGGCCAGCAGCACCAGCAGCCACCACGGCATGGCGGTCAGGCCGTCCCGGAGCGGGTCGAGCACCCAGATGGTGAAGCCGTCCGCCCAGGTCCGGGTGCCGCCCAGCACGGGCACGCCCTCGGCCAGGTGGCCGGTGAACCAGCCGACGGCGTCGTTGACGGGCGGGGCGATGTTGACGGTCCAGGTCCCGGGCCACTCGGCGATCAGCAGCAGCCATCCGGCCGTGCCCAGCGCCGCACCGGAGCCGGCGGCCACGGCCCAGGCGCGCCACCCGTGCAGCCAGGAGGAGCCGGCCGGAGCCGCGCCCTCACTCAGCCGCTCCCCGGCGACCGCGGTGGTGCGGTCCAGCCAGATGGCCAGCAGCACGATCGGGATGCCCGCGGCGAGCGCCCCGCCGACGTCGACGGTGGACAGTGCGCGGAACACCTCCTCGCCGAGGCCGCCGGCGCCGATCACGGAGGCGATGGTGACCATCGACAGCGCCATCATGATCGTCTGGTTCAGGCCGAGCAGGATCTCCTTGCGGGCCAGCGGCAGCCGGGCCGTCAGCAGCCGCTGCGACGGGCTGGTGCCCAGCGACTTCGCGGCCTCCATGACGGACGGGTCGGCACCCCGCAGACCGAGTGCGGTCAGCCGGGCCATCGGCGGGGCCGCGTAGATGACCGTCGCGATCAGGGCGGACGGCACGCCGATGTCGAACAGCAGCACCAGCGGCAGCAGATAGGCGAACGCCGGCATGATCTGCATCGTGTCCAGGACCGGCCGCAGGATCCGCTCGAAGCGGTCCGACAGCCCGGCGCCCAGCCCCAGCACCGCGCCGATCAGGGCCGATACGGTGACCGCGACCGCCATCAGCGCCAGGGTCTCCATGGTGGCTTCCCACATGCCGAGCACGCCGCACACCGCGAAGGCGGCGAGCGTGACGCCGGCGAGCTTCGGTCCGCGCTTGTCGCGCAGTCCGCCCGCCCTCCAGGACAGCAGCACGGCGGTCACGACCACCGGGAACCAGCCGAGGGACTCCAGCAGGTCCGTCATCCAGCTCACGGAGCCGTCGGACCAGTTGCTCAGGTGCAGCAGGAAGTAGAGGAAGACCGGGTTGGTCTCCCGGTTGTTCACGACCCAGGTGTAGGCGTCGTCCAGGGGCGTCCGGATGTCCACGGTCAGCTCGGACGGCCAGGTTCCGCTGCCCCACAGCAGGGCTGCGAACGGGACGAGCACGGCGGCGGCGACGGCCAGCGGCAGCAGGCGGCGCACCACGGGGTGTCGCAGCGGGGTGCGCCGCTCGGCGGACGCGCGTTCCCCGGACTGTTCGGTCGGCTTCGTCGGCGGGGCGGGCGTGATGACGGCGCTCACGCGGTCCACCCCCGGCTATGAGGGACGGCGCCGGTGGCCGTACGGGCTATGTGGGGACGGGAGGTCATGCGGCCACCTCCTCGCGGTCCAGTCCGGCGACGACCCGCAGCAGGTCCACCTGGTCGACCTGACCCAGGCACGCGCCGTCCTGCACCACGCACGCGGCACGGCCGCTGCGGGCGACGGTCTCGATGGCCTCGACGACGATCATGCCGGGGGTGAGGGAGCCGGGATGCTCGGAGCCGCCGCAGCCGCCCGGCCGCATCGCGGTGCGCACGGTCATGACCTGCTCGCGCGGCACGTCGCGGACGAAGTCGCGGACGTAGTCGTCGGCGGGCGAGCCGACGATCTGCTCGGGAGTGCCGAGCTGCACGATCTCGCCGTCCCGCATCAGTGCGATGCGGTCGCCGACCCGGAGCGCCTCACTGAGGTCGTGGGTGATGAAGACCATGGTGCGGCCCTCCTCGTGGTGCAGCCGGATGACCTCCTCCTGCATGTCCCGCCGGATCAGCGGGTCGAGGGCGCTGAACGGCTCGTCGAAGAGCAGCACCTCGGGGTCGGAGGCGAGCGCCCGTGCCAGGCCCACGCGCTGCTGCTGACCGCCGGAGAGCTGGCCGGGGCGGCGCAGCTCCAGGCCGTCGAGGCCGACCTTGTGGACCATCTCCTCGGCCCGGGCCCGCCGTTCTGCCCTGGGCATGCCCTGGATCTCCAGGCCGTAGGCGATGTTGTCCAGGACGGAGCGGTGCGGCAGCAGACCGAAGTGCTGGAACACCATGGCCGCGCGGTGCCTGCGCAGCTCGCGCAGCCGGCTGCGGTCCATGGCGAGGACGTCCTCGCCGTCGATCTCCAGGGAACCCGAGGTCGGCTCGATGAGCCGGGTCAGGCAGCGTACGAGGGTGGACTTGCCGGAGCCGGACAGGCCCATGACGACGAAGACCTCGCCCTTGCGCACGTCGAAGGAGACGTCCCGGACGGCCGCGGTGCAGCCGGTGCGGGTGCGCAGTTCGGACTGGGTGAGGCCCGCGGTCTCCGGATCGGCGGGAATGCGCTCGGCCTTCGGGCCGAAGACCTTCCACAGGTTGCGCACGCCGAAGACGGGCGGCTGCCCGGACGGGTCCGCGGGCGGGGTCTGCGTACCGGGCCGGGGCTTTTCCGGTGTGGCGGTGCTACTCATCAGGCGTGGTTCCCTTCGTTGGCCTCGGCCAGCAGTTCGGCCGCCTTCTCGCCCACCATCAGCACGCCGATCATGGGGTTCACGGCGGTCATGGTCGGGAAGACGGAGGCGTCCGCGATCCGGATGCCCTGCAGCCCGCGGACCCGCAACGCGGGGTCGACCACCGCCTGTTCGTCGGTCGCTGCCCCCATCCGGCAGGTGCCCGCAGGGTGGTAGACGGTGTGCGCGACCTTGCGGGCGTACTCGCTCAGCTCCTCGTCACCGGTGACGTCGGGGCCGGGGGCCACCTCGCGCTTGAGCCAGTGGGCCAGCGGTTCGGTCTGCGCGATCTCGCGGGCGACGCGGATGCCGTCGACGAGGGTGCGTGCGTCGTAGTCGTCCGCGTCGGTGAAGTAGCGGAAGTCCAGCGCGGGCTTGACCTCCGGGTCGGCGCTGGTCAGGTGGAGTCGGCCGCGGCTCTTCGGCTTGGGGATGTTCGGGGTCATCGAGACGCCGGACTCCGGCCGCCGGTAGCCGAGGCGCTCCGGATTGTCCGTGAACGGGATCTGGTAGAAGTGGAACATCAGGTCGGGGCCCGCGTGTCCGGGGTCGCGGCGCACGAAGAGGCCGGCGTCGGAGTCCATCGCGGAGTTGTCCGGGATGGGTCCGTCCGTCTCCCAGACGATCACCGACTCGGGGTGGTCGAGCAGGTTCTCGCCGACACCGGGAAGGTCGTGCGCCACGGGTATGCCGAGCGCCTCCAGGTCGGCCTTCGGACCGATGCCGGAGTGCAGCAGCAGCCGGGGCGAGTCGACGGCGCCGGCGCACAGCAGGACCTCGCTGCGGGCCCGGACGAGGATCTCCTCGCCGTCCTTGGTGCGGACGTGGACGCCCTCGGCGCGCGTGTCTTTCAGCTCCAGCCGGTACGCCCAGGTCTCCAGCAGGAGCGTCAGATTGGGGCGCTCGTCCATCACCGGGTGCAGATAGGCGACCGACGCCGAGGAGCGCTGATTGTTCTCCGGGTGGTAGGCGAGGTCGAAGAAGCCGACGCCGTCGTTGAACGGCTTCTTGTTGAAGCCCTCGACGCGCGGCACGCCGAGCGCGCTCTGGGCGGCGTCGACGAAGTCACGGGCGATGGCGTTCCGGTCCTTCTCGTCGACCGGGACGATGTTGTTCTCGAGCCGGGCGTAGTACGCCTCCATCTGCACCGCGCCCCACCCCTCGGCGCCGGCCTGCTCCCACTCGTCCCAGTCGGACGGGAGCGGCTTGAAGGCGATGAGGGTGTTGTGCGAGGAGCATCCCCCGAGGACGCGGGCCCGGCTGTGCCGGATGTGCGAGTTGCCGCGTGGCTGCTCGGTGACGGGGTAGTCGTAGTCCAGTTCGCCGCCGAGCAGCCCCGTCC comes from the Streptomyces sp. KMM 9044 genome and includes:
- a CDS encoding GMC family oxidoreductase; its protein translation is MPERIHEHVHEHRHGPGPGHGRDAVREHTYDYVVIGGGTAGSVIASRLTENPDVTVAVIEGGPSDVGRDDVLTLRRWTGLLGGELDYDYPVTEQPRGNSHIRHSRARVLGGCSSHNTLIAFKPLPSDWDEWEQAGAEGWGAVQMEAYYARLENNIVPVDEKDRNAIARDFVDAAQSALGVPRVEGFNKKPFNDGVGFFDLAYHPENNQRSSASVAYLHPVMDERPNLTLLLETWAYRLELKDTRAEGVHVRTKDGEEILVRARSEVLLCAGAVDSPRLLLHSGIGPKADLEALGIPVAHDLPGVGENLLDHPESVIVWETDGPIPDNSAMDSDAGLFVRRDPGHAGPDLMFHFYQIPFTDNPERLGYRRPESGVSMTPNIPKPKSRGRLHLTSADPEVKPALDFRYFTDADDYDARTLVDGIRVAREIAQTEPLAHWLKREVAPGPDVTGDEELSEYARKVAHTVYHPAGTCRMGAATDEQAVVDPALRVRGLQGIRIADASVFPTMTAVNPMIGVLMVGEKAAELLAEANEGNHA
- a CDS encoding quaternary amine ABC transporter ATP-binding protein, producing MSSTATPEKPRPGTQTPPADPSGQPPVFGVRNLWKVFGPKAERIPADPETAGLTQSELRTRTGCTAAVRDVSFDVRKGEVFVVMGLSGSGKSTLVRCLTRLIEPTSGSLEIDGEDVLAMDRSRLRELRRHRAAMVFQHFGLLPHRSVLDNIAYGLEIQGMPRAERRARAEEMVHKVGLDGLELRRPGQLSGGQQQRVGLARALASDPEVLLFDEPFSALDPLIRRDMQEEVIRLHHEEGRTMVFITHDLSEALRVGDRIALMRDGEIVQLGTPEQIVGSPADDYVRDFVRDVPREQVMTVRTAMRPGGCGGSEHPGSLTPGMIVVEAIETVARSGRAACVVQDGACLGQVDQVDLLRVVAGLDREEVAA
- a CDS encoding ABC transporter permease; translation: MSAVITPAPPTKPTEQSGERASAERRTPLRHPVVRRLLPLAVAAAVLVPFAALLWGSGTWPSELTVDIRTPLDDAYTWVVNNRETNPVFLYFLLHLSNWSDGSVSWMTDLLESLGWFPVVVTAVLLSWRAGGLRDKRGPKLAGVTLAAFAVCGVLGMWEATMETLALMAVAVTVSALIGAVLGLGAGLSDRFERILRPVLDTMQIMPAFAYLLPLVLLFDIGVPSALIATVIYAAPPMARLTALGLRGADPSVMEAAKSLGTSPSQRLLTARLPLARKEILLGLNQTIMMALSMVTIASVIGAGGLGEEVFRALSTVDVGGALAAGIPIVLLAIWLDRTTAVAGERLSEGAAPAGSSWLHGWRAWAVAAGSGAALGTAGWLLLIAEWPGTWTVNIAPPVNDAVGWFTGHLAEGVPVLGGTRTWADGFTIWVLDPLRDGLTAMPWWLLVLLAAALALLAGGWGAMCTAAVAMAGVGVIGVWATSLDTLSQAIAGVAVTLALGFLIGVVAARVPLLNRLLRPVLDTMQTLPQFIYLIPVVALFNVGRSAAVAAAVLYALPAVVRITAQGLTQVDAATLEAARSMGASSFQQIRQVQVPLARPALMLALNQGVVLVLAMVIVGGFVGSGALGYDVVYGLQKSELGVGLGAGVAIVLLGLVLDRTTQRPGKQAGTR